A part of Salmo trutta unplaced genomic scaffold, fSalTru1.1, whole genome shotgun sequence genomic DNA contains:
- the LOC115189917 gene encoding sex comb on midleg-like protein 2 produces the protein HLAPGGTTVKWAETPQKEPKEERREKPERSNPSPGTGPPSLDKSNEPFSWEEYLKETSSTAASPSCFRQSRFPPSNDFKAGMKLEAHDPRNNTSICIATVMGMMGTRLRLRLDGSDNTNDFWRLVDSSDIQPIGTCERKGDMLQPPLGKGCTIS, from the exons CACCTGGCACCTGGTGGTACCACGGTCAAATGGGCCGAAACACCTCAGAAAG AGCcaaaagaagagaggagggagaaaccTGAGAGAAGTAACCCCTCTCCAGGAACCGGTCCCCCCTCTTTGGATAAATCTAATG AACCCTTCAGTTGGGAGGAGTACCTTAAGGAAACGTCATCAACAGCCGCTTCTCCCAGCTGTTTCAGACAG tcccGTTTCCCTCCCAGTAATGACTTCAAGGCTGGTATGAAGCTGGAAGCCCACGACCCTCGGAACAACACCTCCATCTGCATCGCCACGGTGATGGGTATGATGGGTACGCGTCTGCGTCTCCGTCTGGACGGGAGTGACAACACCAACGATTTCTGGAGACTGGTAGACTCCTCAGACATTCAGCCTATAGGGACCTGTGAGAGGAAAGGAGACATGCTGCAACCACCTCTGGGTAAAGGCTGCACTATATCCTGA